Part of the bacterium genome is shown below.
TGTAGAACACCCCGCCCTCGGTCGTCTCCGTGTGGGCCCAGTAGATCTCGTTGTGCTCCATGAGCAGATCGTTGCCCTGGTACCAGACGGCGCTGTGGGGCTCGTGGTGGAGCAGGTTGTGGGAAGCGCGGAGGCCCACCCCGCGCAGCGACAGTGGCCCTGCGTGGGTGCGCACGTTGATGCTCGTGTGGTGGATGTGGTTGTTGTCAGCGAAGTGGTTGCAGGGGGTGAGCGTGGTGCGGTCCCCGCCCGACAGGCGCACCCCACCGTAGCCGGTGTCGTGGATGTCGCAGCCCACGACGCCATGGTCGGTGCCCCCGTTGACCTCCACGGCGTGGTGGCCCACGTTGCGGATGGTGCAGCCCACGATGCGGTTGTGGGCGCCGTTGGTCATGCTCAGGCCGTCCCAGCGCCCGTTCTCCAGGCCGAGGTGATCGAAGGTGACATACGAGGCGTCCGTCAGTGAGACCATCGGCTTGTCGAGCACCGAGACGACCGTCTGGGCCTTCTTCAGGTCGGCCGGGGGCCAGAAGAGCAGCAGGTGCTGCTTGCGGTCCAGAAACCACTCGCCGGGCCGGTCCAGCTCCTCGAGCACATTGATGGCGAAGAAACGCTTGGCGCCCCAGGTGTCCAGGCCGTAGGTGTTGGGGGCGGCGAAGTCTATCTGCTTCTTGACGGGGTCAATCTTGCCCACCCGCACGGTCTCACACATGTACGCCCGGGCCCAGTAGCCTTGCAGCCATACGCCGTCCTCCACCCGCCAGCGCTGCGGCCGATCCCCTTCGTAGGTGAACTTGGCGATCGCCTGAGGGTTGCTGCGGTCGCGCAGGCCGTAGCCGGGGTCCACGATCTCGCCATAGTGCGCGAAGCCCTCGTTGGGCCAGCGCGCGGGCTGCATCCGCTCCCCGCCGCAGAACAGCTCCATCAGGACGGGGTGCTTGTTGCTGAAGCCCCGGTAGACATCCGGGAGGACGTCCACATCGGCCGGAATGCCGGCCGCCTGTAGATCGAGCACGAGCACCTTGCCCCGCGCCGCCGGGTCCAGGCGACTCGCGAGCGCCGGGGCCGTGACCGGCTTGAACTGCGACGGCGCGATGGTCCTGCCCCCGCTCAGCCAGACCTGCTCCCCGCGCCACGGGCGGAAGACGAGGCGGCCCTGCTCCGTGCCACTGTCTGCGGCGGTCAACTCCAGCGGCGCTGCCAGGGAGTATGTCCCGCCGCGGAGGAAGACGGTGGTATCCCCGGCGGGGAGCTTCCCGGCGGCCCGCAACTCCCGCACGACATCCCGCGCGTGCTGCAGCGTGGCGAAGGGCTTCGCCTGGGTGCCCGGGTTGTCGTCCGAGCCATTCGGCGCGACGAAGACCTCGGCGGCCCCGGCAGCCGCCAGGGGTAGTAGCACAGCCAGCAGGCAGAGCAAACGGCGCATGATCGGGCTCCTCATGTCCGTCCTGGGGTGCGCCCTGTCAGGTTCGCCCGGCGTGACAGGGCTCCCTTCCCGGTGCGAGGAGGGCACCATCGCCTAGATGGCGAAAGCGGTTCCTAGTCCGCTGTCAGTGGAGGTGCACCAGTGCCTGACCCCTTGCATGCTGAAGCCGTGTGGCAGGAGGACATGAGGTTCGGCGCCACGACCGGCTCGGGCCACGAGGTCGTGATGGATGCGTCCGCCGACCATGGTGGGCAGAACGCCGGGCCGCGCCCGATGGAGCTGTTGCTCGTGGGCAACGCCGGCTGCACGGGCATGGATGTCATCAGCATCCTGCGCAAGATGCGCCAGCCTGTGACCGGCTACCGGGTGCGGGTGACGGGCGAGCGCGCCGAGACTGATCCGCACGTGTACACACACATCGTCATCGAGCACATCCTGCAGGGCGACCTGGATGAGAAGAAGGTGGCCCATGCGGTGGAGCTGTCGGACACGAAGTACTGCTCCGCTGCGGCGATGCTCCGCGCGGTCGCGAAGATGGAAGTGAAGTGGACGATCGAGCGCTGACGTCTGCGCTCGCGTCCGGCACACTGGCCGTGCCATGGGGCTGTAGTGCCCCATATCATGCCGAGTCGGTCATACTCAGGAGGTTCTGACTGTGAAGCGAGGTTTCACCCTTATTGAGTTACTGGTTGTCATTGCCATCATCGCCATCTTGGCGGCCATCCTTTTCCCGGTGTTCGCCAAGGCCCGGGAAAAGGCGCGCCAGACGAGTTGTCTGAGCAACATGCGGCAGATCTC
Proteins encoded:
- a CDS encoding OsmC family protein → MPDPLHAEAVWQEDMRFGATTGSGHEVVMDASADHGGQNAGPRPMELLLVGNAGCTGMDVISILRKMRQPVTGYRVRVTGERAETDPHVYTHIVIEHILQGDLDEKKVAHAVELSDTKYCSAAAMLRAVAKMEVKWTIER